The sequence below is a genomic window from Paroedura picta isolate Pp20150507F chromosome 12, Ppicta_v3.0, whole genome shotgun sequence.
TCCCCATTTTGCCTTTGATACGTACCATATAGAAAGAggtccctctctccttccttggtAAAAAGAATAACGTGGTAGTTGTCATAATCTGTTTCCACAATGTGGACTGTGGTCCTGTCATCTTTGGAAACAAAATCACAACAGAGCCATCAAAGGAATGGGAATGTCATTTGTGCCTATGTAAGCAATGGACTTCTAGACTTCTGGGCAGTCCTTAATTCAGCCCATGTTTCAGGTAGTAGAAACATTACTGTAGTTCAGGAGATAGCGCCTTGAACAAAGAACCTCAAAGGAGGCAAAGTGAACAGGCCTTGAAGATGCACCCCCTTTGGCATTTCATGGGGAACAAATACTTTTGTAACCTTGGAATTCTCAAATGTCACCCTGCCGTCTTTCCATTTCTGAATGCTCAGCTCTGCCGGTTGTTTTTGTTTACTCTGTCCCAGCCAGCCTGGCACTTGTTTCAGATCAATGAAGGTATTTATTCCtcttttaaaactaaaaaaattaaagacatcactacccacaccacTTCTAGAGACTTGGGAAGAGAGCAAAAGAATGACAGCTAATAGCAATTTGTACAAACCCAGTATGAATGAGGTATCTCTAACCTGCAAAAATGGGATAAATGAAGAAGGGTGATTTACCAGTGAGAGGTATTGGAAAACTGAGGCAGTCTCTGAGAAACAAAGATGGTTGGAGCACAGGGCAGAGGGCTCAGGGTCGGTTCACAAGGGCTGCATGTGTGGTTAACATGTGCACATGACTTGCAGGTTCTCCTCATTTCCTGTGCCTAATTTGGATCACAGCTGAGGTGTGCACCGTGAAGGGGCTTCACCCTCCCCTCACAATTTTTCTCATCTGAAATAAAGCTGGGTGGGGCACCGCTGCAATCCCAATTTGATACCGTGTGCATGGGGATCGAGGCTAACCTGCAGGCATCACATGACAATTGCACTGAATCTGAGCCAGGTAGGTTTATTATTTCATCTATTAAGTGATCTATATAGAGCTGCATGGCCTACTGCTATTGGGTTACAACTCAGTCAATTACACTGAACAATCAAACAAATGGTGAAGGCCTCCAAACGCAGACTGTGTGTACCCCCATCACGTGTGAGGTTTATATATAGCTAGGCAAAAATGAATACTTGTTCAAAGGGAGATGGACAAGGGTGGCTTTCACTGCTCCTGGCAGCTCCACAAGTTTCATTTTCCTCTCCGGTCAAAGAGACCTTGCCAACCGGCCTCAATAAAAGTGGTCAAAGCCTATGTTTGCTCCAGGAGAGGCAGTCTGATTTTTCCAAGCTTTTCCATTCCCTTCGTGCAGAAACAGGCGTATTCCGGTGTCTCCATCCTAACGGGGGAGCATCATTTGTACTTACCAGCTGTTGTGAACTCTCCTACCCGGATGGTATGGAGAACAACCCTTTTCCTCCTGCAAGTGGCCCCGCTagaaggagaggaaggacagTCAGGGCTTCTGAACCAAGCAGCATCCAGGGTGAGAGCTTGCAAGCCCACTCATTTCTAAAGGATACCTTGAAGGTCTGAAGGGGGGGCATCAGTGCCATTGGGGGAGTGCCTCGACTAGATCCTCATgttactccaggctttctcagagAAACACAAGCCTGGTACTTCTTTTGTAAAAGCTGATCTTTGCCACAAGCCCTGGAGCTTCGTAAGGAACAAGAGGCCATGGCTAACCCTTACAGATACCTGGATGGGTCCCCCTGCCGCCACGTCTCTTTTGCCATCTGGGCCTGAGTGAAATCCTGATCCTTCTGTCCCCAGGTCTTAGAGcatgtttttgtttcattttgtttcctctttgttttttaattgattgatttaACTGTACATGATTTTATCTTATGTATGAAGTTTTAACTATTATGAGCCGCCCTGAGACTAGAAAGCGGCAGCccccaaataaaaatgtaataataatagtaaagaaATAAGTTTCAGTCATTGAcagaaggggctgggaaaggccctTCTCCTCCAGTCTCTCATACAAAAATGGGTATTTCATTGTAACACCTCATGGAGTTACTGCTcaagccccacccccatccttttTTCAACTGAGGAGGctctactccaggggtggccaaactgtggttttccagatgtccatggactaccattcccatgagcacctaaCATCATGCTGcttgcaggggcttatgggaattgcggtccatggacatctggaaagccacagtttggccacccctggagtagagCCTCCTCAGTTGATAAACGATGGGGGTGGTGCTCAAGCAGTAACTCCGTGAGGTGTTGCAATGGaatacccctgttctacaccatTTGATCAATGCTAAGCTTCTTCTTGTTgccctggatcaggggtagtcaaactgtggccctccagatgtccatggactacaattggcaggggcttatgggaattgtagtccatggacatctggagggccgcagtttgactacccctgctctggatgatCAAAGCCAAGAAAGTGTCTATCCTTAAGGTTAAAGATACACTCTACTTTCGACATGATTAATGAATCACTTGCTTCTCCAGGTTGTAGACTGCTGCTGGCCGACTTGTGCATGTGtgtaacacagagagagagagagacacacacacacacacacacacacagactcacaAGCTGTGTTGCTCAGAAAGCAAGGATGATCACAGCAAGGCAACTTACAGTGGCATATCAACTTTGAGAACCAGATCTCCGTTACTTAAGGGTTGCATCGTGTAGGTATAGACCGCCCTCTCTGGTGGAACTGCTTTTGTTGTGGCAATGGGATACCACATCCCGGCCATCTAGAACAAAGGTTGTGTTTTCAGTTTGTTATCCAGAAATGCAAATTGTGTTGAACCCCTTTCTCCATTCAGTGCAGATCTCTGGGTGTTCTTtacactgggggtggggtgatAGGAAAGGGATCTCAGGCAAGAGCACCTTTCCTTGAGCGATGTAGGGAATACAATTATCTCATCAGTTCTGATGTACTACTTAGACCATCTACCTAAAGTGAGGATGAGTAAGGGAAACTTGTGGAGTGGTGGGTCTTTTGTTAATCCCAGAAACATATTTTGGAGGCTGGACACTTCAATGCTGCAACATCCTACTGGATTGGAGAGCCATCTTGGGGtaatgattaagagtggcagcctctaaagcaggggtagtcaacctgtggtcctccagatgtccatggactacaattcccacgagcccctaccagcaaacactggcaggggctcatgggaattgtagtccatggacatctggaggaccacaggttgactacccctgctctagagaactgggttcgattctgggcTTCTCCGAATGCAGTCACCTTCAAGAGgtcttcttacagagcagttctaccagggctctctcagccccacctacctcccagggtgtctgttgtggggcaaggaaggaaaacaactgtaagccgctttgagattcctttgggtagtaaaaagcagggtacaaaaagcagctcttctctcttttccATCCTGCCCAAAAACTCAAGGCTATAATTGAACTGCATTTCTTAATTTAATTGTTTGCACTAAAGTTCTGTGGAAGCCCCATAGGTACAGTGCTAACCAGTTTGCTCTCTGCATCCTGAGGTGCTGCATTAGAAGAATAAGAAGTCTGTCTttcctggccacagctgccattttattGCAGTGGTTAAAAATCCCAGTGCCTGGACCAGGAAAGGAGCTGGCAATGCTGATGcaggatcccaccaacccctctTAGACTCTGCCTCCCTCCTGACTGAGTGGGACACTGCCCATCCACTAGGCAGAGATCCTTTTGCTGG
It includes:
- the LOC143821319 gene encoding epididymal secretory protein 4-like, which codes for MRNVVLMVGLASICLLHTQATMPVQTNFRFKKMAGMWYPIATTKAVPPERAVYTYTMQPLSNGDLVLKVDMPLGATCRRKRVVLHTIRVGEFTTADDRTTVHIVETDYDNYHVILFTKEGERDLFLYARKEEVSDEVKEKFKNCVRELSLDPEAIIYLPKASPCPSTGST